The Alphaproteobacteria bacterium sequence CGCCGAAAGCTCGGCCAGGATATCACGGCACCGCTCGGCTTGCGAGAGCAGGAGTTCGGCATCCTCCGCCCACTCGCCGTCCTTCGGCAGGTCGCGCACCAGCTCCTTCGCCACCACGGAAATCGTCGCAAGCGGTGTGCCCAGTTCGTGGGCGGCCGCGGCGGCGATGGCACCGACCGCGGACACCTGATGCTCGCGCGCCAGCGCTGCCTGGGCTTCCGCCAGCGCATCCTGCATCCGTCGCTGCTCGCGGGCGACGCGGTAGACATAGCCTGCGGTGAAGCCGATGGCCAGGATCATCGCGATCCAGAGCGCGAACACGAACACCGGGTCCGGCTGGGCCATCGGGTGCGGCGTCGGCAGCGGCAGGTGGCGGAAGGCCAGCAGCGTCACGGAGCCGATGGCCAGCAGCGACAGGATCACGGTGCTGGCCGAGGACAGCACCGTCGCCGAGACGACAATGGGCGCCAGGATCAGCACCAGAAACGGGTTCAGGATGCCGCCGGTCAGATAGAGCAGAACCCCCAATTGCAGAATGTCGAAGCCCAGATAGAGCGTCGCGTCGCGGTCGCCGATATGCGGCCGGGCCCAGTGGCGCAGCAGCACGAACAGGTTCAGCGCCGCCGAGGCGATCACCGCGGCAATGGCCGGGACAATGGGGAAGACATAGCCGAGGCCGTAATAGACGATCAGCAGCGTGACGCCCTGGCCGGCCACACCGACCCAGCGAATGGCCACCAGCGTGTGCGAGCGGACGCGAATTTGCGGGGCACCACGGGCCAAGGGGCGGTTCCATTTCCATATTGCAACCGCCCGAGCAGCATGCAGGCTGTGGGACGGTGTTTCGATTCTTTCTATCTATCGGGCCAGTCATGACCTCTGCAAGCCACCAAGCGCCGATTTTCGCCGAAAGGCTAACCAAGCATTTCGGCGCCGTCCGGGCCGTGGACGGCGTTTCCTTCGCCATCGGTGCCGGCCAGGTGGTGGGGTTGCTGGGCGGCAACGGCGCCGGCAAGACCACAACCATCGCGATGCTGCTGGGCCTGTTATTGCCGAGCGGCGGCCTGGCGCAGGTGCTGGGCCACGACATGGCGCGCCGGCGCTACAAAGCCCTGCCGGCGGTCAATTTCTCGTCGCCCTATGCGGAACTGCCCGGGCGACTGACCGTATGGGAGAATCTGCGCGTCTATGCCGGCCTTTACGGCGTGCCGCGCCCGCGCCAGCGCATTCGCGACCTGGCGGTGGAACTGGACCTGGCCGGCCTGATGCACCGCCGCACCAGCACGCTGTCGGCCGGGCAGAAATCGCGCCTGTCGCTGGCCAAGGCCTTGTTGAACCGGCCGAAAGTCCTGTTCCTGGACGAGCCGACCGCCTCGCTGGACCCGGACACGGCCGACTGGATCCGCGGCTATCTGGAGGACTATCAGCGCCAGACCGGCGCCGCCATCCTGCTGGCCTCGCACAACATGCCGGAGGTGGAGCGGCTCTGCGATCGCGTGCTGATGATGAGCGCCGGCCGCATCGTCGCGGAGGGGGCGCCGGCCGACCTGATCCGCCGCTACGGCCGGCGCGACCTGGAGGAGGTGTTCCTCGCCATTGCCCGGGGAGCCCGTGGCGCCGGCGCGCCCGTGGTCGCGGATGGGGCCGCGGAAGGGGGGATCGTGTCATGATCGGCCCCATCCGCAGCCTGGGGCGGATCCAGGCGCTGTTGCTGCGGCACTTCTATATCTACCGCGGCTCGTGGATCCGGCTGATCGAACTGGCCTACTGGCCGGTGATGCAAATCCTGCTCTGGGGGCTGATCACCAAGTTTTTCATCCAGCATTCCGACTGGCTGTTGCAGGCCTCGGGCGCGCTGATCGCCGGCGTGCTGCTGTGGGACACCCTGTTTCGCGGCCAGCTGGGCGTGTCGGTCTCGTTTCTGGAGGAGCTGTGGTCGCGCAATCTGGGGCAGTTGTTTTGCAGCCCGCTGCGGCCGTGGGAATTGCTGGCGGGGCTGATGACGGTCAGCCTGGTGCGCACCCTGGCCGGCATGCTGCCGGCGGCGGGCGTGGCCATTCTGCTCTATCACTATTCCGTGTTCGATCTGGGGCTGGCGCTGGTCGCCTTCTTTGCCAATCTGATGGTGTTCAGTTGGGCCGTGGCGGTGGCCGTTTGCGCGCTGCTGCTGCGCTACGGCCTGGGAGCGGAAACCATCGCTTGGGTGTCGATCTATGCCATCGCGCCGTTGAGTGCGGTTTATTACCCGGTCTCGGTTTTGCCCGAATCGGTGCAGTGGATTGCGTGGGCTCTGCCCACCGCCTACGTGTTCGAAGGGATGCGCGCGGTGATGATCGAAGGCGCGTTCCGGTTCGATCTGTTCTGGAGCGCGGTTGCGCTGAACGGCGTCTATCTTGCCGGCGCACTGGCGCTGTTTCTGTATGCCTTCCGGATCGCCCGCCATCGCGGGCTGTTGTTGCAATCGGCCGACTAGGGCCGTCGAGGAGCTGAACCATGGTGACGCGGATCGCCCGCTTTCTGACCCTGTTGCTGCTGGTGGGAAGCCTGGCGCCGATGGCGCGGGCCGCCGACCTGATCACCCAGCGCGAGTTGCTGTCGGACGCGCAATTCGCCCTGGAGCGCATCGCGGACTCGCCGAAAATGGCGGATGCGCGGGCGCTGGCCCAGCACGCCCAGGCGATCATGATCTTTCCGAACCTGCTGAAGGGCGCGTTTTTCGTCGGCGGCGAGGGCGGCAGCGGCGTGTTGCTGGCGCGCAAGCCGGACGGCAGCTGGTCCTACCCCGCCTTCTACACCCTGGGCTCGGTGAGTTTCGGGCTCCAGATCGGCGGACAGTCGTCGGCGGCCGTGCTGTTGATCATGAACCGGGATGCGTTGCGGGCGATCATGGCCGACCAGGTCAAGCTGGGCGGCGATCTGAGCGCGGCGGTCGGCCCCGTCGGAACCGGCATCGAAGCGTCGAGTTCCACCGAGGTCGGCACGGACATCTACACCTATTCCACCACCAAGGGCCTGTTCCTGGGCGCGTCGCTGGAAGGCGCGGTGCTGGCGCGGCGCGAGGACTGGAACGCCGAGGTCTACAATGGCGAGACACGGCCGGAGCAAATCGTTCTCTACGGCAATTTCTCGAACCCGATTGCCGACTCGCTGCGCGCAGAGGTGGCCGCGATTGGCTCGCCGGCACCGGCCCAACCCGTCCAGCCGCAACAGGTTCAGCCGCAACAGGTCCAGCCGCAACCCGTCCAGCCGCAAACGACGCAGTAGCGCCCGCCCGGTTTGAGCGCCCGCCTGACGTGAGCGCCCGCGCGGTGGTGCGCGGGCGCCGTCAGCGCCGCACCGACCAGCTTTCGCGCGTGTTCAGCGTATCTTTGTCGAAGCCCGCCAGCGCCTTGTAGCGCTCGGCCGTCGCTGCCAGTTCGGCGGGCGACACGATGGCGGCAAGGTCGTCGAAGCCGTCCGGTGCGCGCTCGTGCACCATTTCCATCGCCTGTTCCGGCCCGTTCTCGCGGTTGGCGAGCACGATGGCCGCCGTCGCCGGCCGACGCTCGGCATCGTAGGCCCGCAGGGCGGCGTCCGGGTCGGGCTGCCGGACCAGGTGCCAGGCGAGCCGGCGGGCGTCGAGGATCGCCTGACTCGCCCCGTTCGAGCCGATCGGATACATGGGATGGGCGGCGTCGCCCAGCAGCGTGACGCGGCCGAAACTCCAGGCCGCGACCGGGTCGCGGTCGACCATCGGGTATTCGAACACCTCCGCCGCGCCGCGGATGATGTCCGGCACTTTGAGCCAGCCGAAATCCCAGTCCTCGAACGCCGGCAGGAAATCGGCGAGGTTGGCGCGGCGGTTCCAGTCCTCGCGCCGCCAGGTCTGGCGGTCGGTGAACTTGATCTCGGCGATCCAGTTGATCAGGGCCTCGCCCCGCTCTTCCGCCTGGCGCGAGATCGGGTAGCAGACGAATTTCTGCGCCTGGTGCCCGGCCATGACCATGCTGCGCCCGGTCAGATAGGGCTGGGCCAGGGTGGTAGCGCGCCAGAGCACGTTGCCGTTCCAGATCGGCGCGCCTTCGTCCGGATAGAAATGCCGGCGCACGGTGGAATGGATGCCGTCGCAGGCGACCAGCAGATCGCCCTCGGCCGTGACCGTCGCGCCGTCGGCGCGGGCGAAGCGGGCGGTCACGGTGTCGCCCGACTGGTCGAACCCGGTCAGGCGGTGGTCGGTCAGGATGGCGTCGGCGCCGAGCCGCGCCCGCGCCTCCGCCAGCAGGGCCATCTGCAATTCGCCGCGATGGATCGAGAATTGCGGCCAGCGATAGCCGGCGGCCGTGCCCCGCGGCTCCTGCCAGATCTGCTGGCCGTGGCGGTTGGCGTAGATCAGCTCCGCCGTGGGGATGGCCGTGGCGGCGAGACGGTCGGCGAGGCCAAGCTCGGTCAGCTCCCGCACCGCATGGGGCAGCACGTTGATGCCGACCCCCAGCGGTTGCAGGTCCGGCACGGCCTCGTACACCCGGCAGGAAATCCCGGCGGCGTGCAGGCTGAGCGCCGTGGTCAGCCCGCCAATGCCGCCGCCGACGATGAGCGCGTGCATGGCGGACCTCAGGACGGGGTGAAGATGTTGATGCCGTCCTGGCTCGCGACGCGGCCCTTGGCGCCCAGATGGTCCTTGACCTCCATTTCCGCCAGCAGGGCCGGGTCGGCCGGCGTGTTGGCGATGAAGCGCGAGCCGTCGTCGAGGCGGCCGAACAGCAGGCCGAAGCTGGGCCCCTTGCGGTCGTGCACGACGGTGTAGGTCTCGATCTCCGCCGCGCCCTCGGCGAATTCGGTGACCTTCGGGCCTTTGGCGGCGTCGATTTCGGCCTGGTAGGTCTTGGGGTCTTTCGGCGCGAACGGCCGGGCCGGCGGCTCGGTCGAATAGATGCCGACCGCCTGCTTGGTCACATAGTTGCCGTTCGCCGTCACCATGCCCTTGGCGCCCGGCTGCGAGCGGACCTTGTTCATCATCTCGGCGATGGAGTGGGTGACGTAGTTGTTGCCGGGGCCGCCGAAATAGGGCAGGCCGCCGGTGACGGTCAGGCCGCGCGGGTCGTCCTCGGCAATGCCCTGTTCGGCGCAGCAGATCTCGACGGCGCTGGGGAAGCAGGAATAGAGGTCGAGAAAGGCCATGTCGTCGGCGGTGCACTCCGCCATTTCGAACGCCTCGCGCGCGGCGATGCGCATGGCCGGGCTGGTGTAATAGTTGATCCGCTCCGACAGGAACCAGTGGTCGTAGGTATCGGCGCAGCCGTGCAGATAGACCCACTTCTCCCGCGGCACGCCCAGCTTCTTGGCCATGGCGACGGAGGTCAGGATCACCGCCGCCGACTGGTCGATGAAGGCGTTGGCGTTCATCAGCTTCGGATAGGGGAAGCCGATATAGGGGTTTTTCTCGTTCACGGTGGCGAGTTGTTTGGCGGTGAAGCCGTCGCGCCGGTCGGCCAGCGGGTTGTCTGCCGCGACCCGGGCAAAGCCCTCGAACAGCTTGCCCATGGCCAGCATGTGCTCTTCGATGGTGCGGCCGCGGGCGCCGCGGATGGCGTTTTCGATCATCGGATAGGCGAAGATGGCGCCGGCCATGCGGTGGCGGTCTTCCATGTCGTTCCAGCCGCGGGTGGAGACGCCCCAGGTCTCGGGCTCGCCGCCGGGGTCCTCGTTCCAGTCCAGGTTCAGGCCGGCGCGCTGGGCCGCCTTCTGCGTCGCCAGCGCCTCGCCGCCGCAGACCAGCGCGGCCTGCACCTCGCCGCGGGTGATCATCTCGCTGAAGCGGCTGACCAGCCATTGCGGCATGTTTCCGCCCGGATGGGTGTAGAGCTTGCGGGCGATCTGGTCGGCGCCGAGGCGGGCGGCGAGCGATTTCGGCGGGTGTTTCGAGCCGCCGAAGGGCGAGGCGAAGCGCCAGCTCGTGTCCGAGAACGAGCGCAGCAGCGCCATGGTGTCCAGCGCCTCCAGCAGTTTCTGGCCGGGGCCGGCGTCGTTGGCGGCCTCGCGGCAGGCGGCGGCGGTCAGGTCGAGCGGCGACAGCGCCTTGGCCGGGTCCGGCTCGCGCTGGGTGACCTGGCCGCAGCCGACGAGAATGGGGGTGCGGGCGTCGTCCTGGGCGGTGGAGGGCATGGGGCGGATCCTCGTGATCGAACGGGTCAGGGTTGGCGGCAGCTTACCGGGGCCGTGGCGCCGCGGCTAGAGACCGCCGGCGCGCCGACGCCGCGTCGATGCCGCGTCGATGCCCCGTGCCGGCGCCGGGGACCGGTGCGCCCCGCGGGCGGCCGCGTCGGGTGTGTTGTCGCAGCACCGGCTTCCGGGCGCTTTTGCGGGCGGTTCGCATTGGAGCCGCCACGGTTCGGGCGTAGGCTGGGCCGACATTGCGAACCGATTGCAACCGGGGAGACGATCCGATGGCGTCCACGGCAGACCAGATGCGGGCATGGCGGGGGCCGGCCCTGCTGACCTTCGGCTTCCGCCCGTTCTTTTTGGGCGCGGCGCTCTGGGCGGCGCTGGCCATGGTGCTGTGGCTCGGCATGCTGGCGGGGCATGTGACCCTGCCGACCCGGTTCGACCCGATCTCCTGGCATGCGCACGAATTCCTGTTCGGCTATCTGGGCGCGGTCATGGCCGGGTTCCTGCTGACAGCGGTGCCGAACTGGACCGGGCGGCTGCCGGTGGTCGGCTGGCCGCTGACCGTCCTGGTGCTGCTCTGGCTGGCCGGGCGGGGCGCGGTGATGGTGAGCGGCCTGCTGGGGCCGATCCCGACCGCGGCCATCGACCTGGCGTTTCCGGTCGTGCTGGCGGGCGTGATCGCGCGCGAGATCGTGCGCGGGCGCAACTGGCGCAATCTGGCGGTGCTGGCGCTGTTCGCGGTGTTCGTCGCCGGCAATGCGGTGTTCCATGCGGAGGCCGCGGCGGACCGGTTTGCGGCGCAGGGGTTCGGCATGCGCATCGGCATCGCTGGCGCGGTGCTGATGATCGCCTTTATCGGCGGCCGCATCGTGCCTTCCTTCACCCGCAACTGGCTGGTGCGCCGCGAGGCCGGGCGCCTGCCGGCGCCGCCGATGCGCGGCTATGACAAGCTCGCCCTGGCCGGATTGGCGCTGGCGCTCGTCGCCTGGATCGCGGCGCCGGAGAGCGTGCCGGCCGGCGTGTTGCTGCTGGCGGCCGGCGGCCTGCATGCCCTGCGTTTGGTGCGCTGGAGCGGCGATCGCACCGGCGCCGAGCCGCTGGTCTGGGTGCTGCACGCCGCCTATGCCTTCGTGGCGCTGGGGGCGCTGGCGCTCGGCGTGGCCGCGCTCTGGCCCGATGGGCTGGCCCCCGCCGCGGCACTGCATCTCTGGATGGCCGGCGCCATCGGCCTGATGACGCTGGCGGTGATGACGCGGGCGACCCTCGGCCATACCGGGCAGGCGCTGACCGCCGGGGCGGGAACCACCCTGGTCTATGGCCTGATGATCGCGGCCGCGCTGGTCCGTCTGGCCGCCGGACTGGTGCCGGAGGCGGCGTCGGACCTCTATCTGGCGTCCGGCCTGCTCTGGATCGGGGCCTTTGCCGGGTTCGCCCTGCTCTATGGCCCGTTGCTGCTGCGCGAACGCCAGGGCTGAGGCCGGCACGGCCGGGACGGGATGCGGCGCTTGTTGGCTCCGGACGGGGGCGATACGCTGTCGTACCGCGAACCCGGTGAGAGTTTGGCATGAGGGTCAAGGACCTTTGGCGCGTCGGCGGCCTTGCGCTGACGCTCGGTTTTCTGACGCTGTTCATCGGCGGTGGCGCCCGTCACGGCATCGGTCTGGTGCTGAAGCCGATGGCGGAGTCGCTGGACTGGGACCGCACGCTGCTGGGGGCGGTGATCGCGGTGTTCATGGTGACCACGGCCTTCACCATGGTGCTGGTCGGGCGCCTGGCCGACCGGTATGCGCCCGCCTGGATCCTGGCCGGCGGCTGTCTGGTGAGTGCGGCGGGCATCGGCCTGATGGCGCTGACCGAGCACGCCTGGCAGGCCCTTCTGCTGTATGGCGTGGTGTTCGCCGTCGGCAATGGCGCGATCTCGATCACGCCGGTGGGCGTGATGCTGACCCGGCGGTTCGGCGCGCGGGCCGGGCTCGCCAACAGCATCGCCATTTCCGGCATGGGGGTCGGGCAGTTGCTGATCCTCTCCGGCCTGTCGGTCGTGCTGGTCGAGGCCGGCTGGCGCGAGGTGTTTCTGTGGCTGGGGCTGCTGAACCTGGTGACGGCGCCCGTGTTGCTGATCGGGCTGCTGCGTGACCGCGCCGGCGGGACGGCCTGCTCCGACAGCCCTGGCAGCCCTGGCAGCCCTGACGGCCCTGGCGGCCGGGCGGCGCCGGGCGATGGCGCGACGGTGCGGCAGGCGGCGGGGACGGGCGGTTTCTGGGCGCTGATGGCCTTTTATGCGGTCTGCGGCTTCCAGGATTTCTTCGTGTCCTCGCACGTGGTGGCCTTCGCGCTCGATCAGGGGGTGGCGCCGTTGCTGGCCGGCAATCTGCTGGCCTTCATGGGGCTGGCGGGCCTGGTGGGCGTGCTGACGGCCGGGGCGTGGTCCGACCGGTCCGGGCCGGCCTGGCCGGCCTTTGCGAGCTTCATCGTCCGCAACGCCCTGTTCCTGCTGGTGCTGGTCGACCGGTCGCCGGCGGCGATCGCCGTGTTTGCGCTGGGCTATGGCCTGACCTTCTGGGTGACGGCACCCCTGACGGTGATTTTCGTGCGCGACCGGTTCGGCGGGCGCAATCTCGGCACGATTTCCGGCATGGTGACCATGACCCATCACATTGCCGGCGGCCTCGGTGCGCTGATCGGGGCGATGGTGTTCGATGCGGAAGGGGACTACCGGGCCGCGTTCGCGCTGATGCTGGCGCTGTCGCTGGTGGCCAGTGCCATCACCTGGCGGCTGGCCCGGCTTCCGAAGACGCGCCACTGAATCGCGGTTGGCCCGGCGGCGCCGCTATTCTATGATTGGGTCGATCTTCGGGTGAGCGCGATGGCAGGGCAATTGCGCCCTGCGGCGTTCGCTCCCCGGCAACGGCGAAAGGTAGCCCATGAGCGATCAATCGCAGACGGACGCCGCGCTCGGCTTTGCGCCCGAGCACGATGCGCCCGTCCCGTATATGAAACGATTGCGGGATTATTATCTCGCACTCGGTTATGGCAATCCGTACCGGTGGGCCCAATACCGGGACGTTCCCTTCACGAAGCTGGCCAAGCCGCTGAACCAGACCAAGGTGGGTCTGGTGGTGACCGCGGCGCCCTATCAGGCCGACAAGGGCGACCAGGGCCCGGGCGCGGCCTACAACGCCTCGGCGAAATTCTATCGGGTCTACACCGACTCGATCGAGGGCGAGCCGGACGTGCGCATCTCGCACATCGGCTATGACCGCAAATACACCACCGCCGCCGACATCAACAGCTACTTCCCGCTGAAGGCGCTGAAGCAGGCAGAGGCGGACGGGCGGATCGGCGAGCTGTCGAAGCGTTTCGTCGGCACCCCCACCAACCGCAGCCAGGTGGTGACGATCGAGCAGGATTGCCGGGACGTGCTGGCCGCGCTGCGGGCGGACGGTGTCGAAGCGGCCGTGATCGTTGCTGTTTGACCGGTGTGCCACCAGACCGTGAGTCTGACCGCACGCTATCTCGAATCGCACGGCATCCCGACCGTCATCATGGGTTGCGCCAAGGACATCGTCGAGCAGGCGGGCGTGCCGCGCTTCCTGTTCAGCGACTTCCCGCTGGGCAATCCGGCCGGCAAGCCCCACGACGCCGACTCCCAGCGCGAGACGCTGGCCATGGCGCTGGACCTGCTGGAATCCGCCACCGGCCCGCGCACCACGCGGCAGTCGCCCCAGCACTGGAACGACGACGCCGAATGGAAGCTGGATTTCCAGAATATCGACCGCATCCCGGCCGAGGAGATCGCCCGTCGCCGGGCGGAATTCGACGAGGTCAAGCGCGTCGCCAAGGAACGCCGCGAACAGGACGGCAGCGGCAAGGCGACCGCAGCGGAATGAGGGGGTGGGGACGGCCGCGCGCCGTCCCCGGCCTCCATTGCGTTTATCGACGTTTCGGTGAGCCCCGGCCTCGTGCCGGGGTCTTGCCGTGACGCCCCATTCCCGGCGGGCCATGCCGCGCCGACAGGACAGGAAACATGAGCGAAAATCTGCCCCTTTCCGGCATTCGGGTTCTCGACATCGGCACGCTGATCGCCGGCCCGTTCGGCGCCACCATGCTGGGCGACTTCGGCGCCGAGGTGATCAAGGTCGAGCAGCCGGGCCGCGGCGACGCGCTGCGCGGCTCGCCGGTGAACGGCAAGGCCAACCGGTCCGGCAACTGGCTGGTCGAGGGGCGGAACAAGAAGTCCGTCACCCTGAATCTGCGCGTGCCGGAAGGGCAGGCGGTGCTGAAAGAGCTGATCGGCCACGCCGACGTGCTGATGGAGAATTTCACCCCCGGCACGCTGGAAAAATGGGGGCTCGGCTGGGACGTGGTGCACGCGCTCAACCCGCGCCTGATCATGACGCGCGTCTCCGGCTATGGGCAGGTGGGGCCGTATGCCAAGCGGTCCGGCTATGACCGCATCGCTCTCGGCTTTTCGGGCTATATGTACCCGACCGGCTTTCCGGACCGGTTTCCGGTGCGCCCGGCGTTTGCGACCGCGGACTACAACACCGGCACGTTTGCCGCGCTGGCGACCATGTTCGCGCTCTACCATCGCGATGCGCCCGGCGGCAGCGGCGAGGGCCAGCTGATCGACCTGGGCCTGTATGAGGCGCCGTTCCGCATCACCGCGGACATGATGACCATGTACGCCCGCAACGGCGAAATCCGCGAGCGCATCGGCAACCGCAATCCGGGCTTCACGCCGGCCGGCACGTTCGAGACCAAGGACGGCCGCTATGTGCAGATCGCCGCCGGCGGCGATGCGGTCTGGGCCCGTCTGGCCAAGGCCATGGGGCGCGCCGAAATGGCGGAGGATCCGCGCTACAAGACCATCGCCGAGCGCATGACCCGCGCCGACGAGATGGAGCAGATGCTGGCCGAATGGGTCGCCACCATGGACTTCAACGAAATCGAGTCCCTGCTGGTGGGCGCCAATGTGCCGTTCGGCGGCATCTACACCGCCGCCGACATCGCCAGCGACCCGCATTACGCGGCGCGGGACAATATCGCCCGCGTGCCGGATGCGGAACTGGGCGAGGTGGTGATGCCCGGCGTGGTGCCGCGCATGGAGGGCACGCCCGGCCGTATCACGCACCCCGGCGAGGAGATCGGCGCCCACACCGACGAAATCTATGGCGGCCTGCTCGGCAAGTCCGCCGAAGACCTGGCAGCACTGCGCGAAGCCGGGGTCATCTGACCCCGGCCGTCTTGAGGCAGGAAACCTTGCCGCTGGCCGCGGCCGGGCC is a genomic window containing:
- a CDS encoding lipid-binding SYLF domain-containing protein gives rise to the protein MVTRIARFLTLLLLVGSLAPMARAADLITQRELLSDAQFALERIADSPKMADARALAQHAQAIMIFPNLLKGAFFVGGEGGSGVLLARKPDGSWSYPAFYTLGSVSFGLQIGGQSSAAVLLIMNRDALRAIMADQVKLGGDLSAAVGPVGTGIEASSSTEVGTDIYTYSTTKGLFLGASLEGAVLARREDWNAEVYNGETRPEQIVLYGNFSNPIADSLRAEVAAIGSPAPAQPVQPQQVQPQQVQPQPVQPQTTQ
- a CDS encoding ABC transporter permease, coding for MIGPIRSLGRIQALLLRHFYIYRGSWIRLIELAYWPVMQILLWGLITKFFIQHSDWLLQASGALIAGVLLWDTLFRGQLGVSVSFLEELWSRNLGQLFCSPLRPWELLAGLMTVSLVRTLAGMLPAAGVAILLYHYSVFDLGLALVAFFANLMVFSWAVAVAVCALLLRYGLGAETIAWVSIYAIAPLSAVYYPVSVLPESVQWIAWALPTAYVFEGMRAVMIEGAFRFDLFWSAVALNGVYLAGALALFLYAFRIARHRGLLLQSAD
- a CDS encoding glycine reductase, with amino-acid sequence MSDQSQTDAALGFAPEHDAPVPYMKRLRDYYLALGYGNPYRWAQYRDVPFTKLAKPLNQTKVGLVVTAAPYQADKGDQGPGAAYNASAKFYRVYTDSIEGEPDVRISHIGYDRKYTTAADINSYFPLKALKQAEADGRIGELSKRFVGTPTNRSQVVTIEQDCRDVLAALRADGVEAAVIVAVUPVCHQTVSLTARYLESHGIPTVIMGCAKDIVEQAGVPRFLFSDFPLGNPAGKPHDADSQRETLAMALDLLESATGPRTTRQSPQHWNDDAEWKLDFQNIDRIPAEEIARRRAEFDEVKRVAKERREQDGSGKATAAE
- a CDS encoding ActS/PrrB/RegB family redox-sensitive histidine kinase, whose amino-acid sequence is MWKWNRPLARGAPQIRVRSHTLVAIRWVGVAGQGVTLLIVYYGLGYVFPIVPAIAAVIASAALNLFVLLRHWARPHIGDRDATLYLGFDILQLGVLLYLTGGILNPFLVLILAPIVVSATVLSSASTVILSLLAIGSVTLLAFRHLPLPTPHPMAQPDPVFVFALWIAMILAIGFTAGYVYRVAREQRRMQDALAEAQAALAREHQVSAVGAIAAAAAHELGTPLATISVVAKELVRDLPKDGEWAEDAELLLSQAERCRDILAELSARPRGDTGEAFYKGPISLLVEAVSESRGMAGASVRIVREADTESPAAEPRVMRRPEIVHGIGNFISNARQFAESEVLVTIYWDSETCRITVQDDGPGFAPSVLSRLGEPYVSTRRDADGHMGLGVFIAQTLLERTGARVEFDNRVDGGAEVVVTWPRHRLEQEDQI
- a CDS encoding NnrS family protein, with amino-acid sequence MASTADQMRAWRGPALLTFGFRPFFLGAALWAALAMVLWLGMLAGHVTLPTRFDPISWHAHEFLFGYLGAVMAGFLLTAVPNWTGRLPVVGWPLTVLVLLWLAGRGAVMVSGLLGPIPTAAIDLAFPVVLAGVIAREIVRGRNWRNLAVLALFAVFVAGNAVFHAEAAADRFAAQGFGMRIGIAGAVLMIAFIGGRIVPSFTRNWLVRREAGRLPAPPMRGYDKLALAGLALALVAWIAAPESVPAGVLLLAAGGLHALRLVRWSGDRTGAEPLVWVLHAAYAFVALGALALGVAALWPDGLAPAAALHLWMAGAIGLMTLAVMTRATLGHTGQALTAGAGTTLVYGLMIAAALVRLAAGLVPEAASDLYLASGLLWIGAFAGFALLYGPLLLRERQG
- a CDS encoding acetyl-CoA acetyltransferase → MPSTAQDDARTPILVGCGQVTQREPDPAKALSPLDLTAAACREAANDAGPGQKLLEALDTMALLRSFSDTSWRFASPFGGSKHPPKSLAARLGADQIARKLYTHPGGNMPQWLVSRFSEMITRGEVQAALVCGGEALATQKAAQRAGLNLDWNEDPGGEPETWGVSTRGWNDMEDRHRMAGAIFAYPMIENAIRGARGRTIEEHMLAMGKLFEGFARVAADNPLADRRDGFTAKQLATVNEKNPYIGFPYPKLMNANAFIDQSAAVILTSVAMAKKLGVPREKWVYLHGCADTYDHWFLSERINYYTSPAMRIAAREAFEMAECTADDMAFLDLYSCFPSAVEICCAEQGIAEDDPRGLTVTGGLPYFGGPGNNYVTHSIAEMMNKVRSQPGAKGMVTANGNYVTKQAVGIYSTEPPARPFAPKDPKTYQAEIDAAKGPKVTEFAEGAAEIETYTVVHDRKGPSFGLLFGRLDDGSRFIANTPADPALLAEMEVKDHLGAKGRVASQDGINIFTPS
- a CDS encoding ABC transporter ATP-binding protein gives rise to the protein MTSASHQAPIFAERLTKHFGAVRAVDGVSFAIGAGQVVGLLGGNGAGKTTTIAMLLGLLLPSGGLAQVLGHDMARRRYKALPAVNFSSPYAELPGRLTVWENLRVYAGLYGVPRPRQRIRDLAVELDLAGLMHRRTSTLSAGQKSRLSLAKALLNRPKVLFLDEPTASLDPDTADWIRGYLEDYQRQTGAAILLASHNMPEVERLCDRVLMMSAGRIVAEGAPADLIRRYGRRDLEEVFLAIARGARGAGAPVVADGAAEGGIVS
- a CDS encoding flavin-dependent oxidoreductase yields the protein MHALIVGGGIGGLTTALSLHAAGISCRVYEAVPDLQPLGVGINVLPHAVRELTELGLADRLAATAIPTAELIYANRHGQQIWQEPRGTAAGYRWPQFSIHRGELQMALLAEARARLGADAILTDHRLTGFDQSGDTVTARFARADGATVTAEGDLLVACDGIHSTVRRHFYPDEGAPIWNGNVLWRATTLAQPYLTGRSMVMAGHQAQKFVCYPISRQAEERGEALINWIAEIKFTDRQTWRREDWNRRANLADFLPAFEDWDFGWLKVPDIIRGAAEVFEYPMVDRDPVAAWSFGRVTLLGDAAHPMYPIGSNGASQAILDARRLAWHLVRQPDPDAALRAYDAERRPATAAIVLANRENGPEQAMEMVHERAPDGFDDLAAIVSPAELAATAERYKALAGFDKDTLNTRESWSVRR
- a CDS encoding MFS transporter → MRVKDLWRVGGLALTLGFLTLFIGGGARHGIGLVLKPMAESLDWDRTLLGAVIAVFMVTTAFTMVLVGRLADRYAPAWILAGGCLVSAAGIGLMALTEHAWQALLLYGVVFAVGNGAISITPVGVMLTRRFGARAGLANSIAISGMGVGQLLILSGLSVVLVEAGWREVFLWLGLLNLVTAPVLLIGLLRDRAGGTACSDSPGSPGSPDGPGGRAAPGDGATVRQAAGTGGFWALMAFYAVCGFQDFFVSSHVVAFALDQGVAPLLAGNLLAFMGLAGLVGVLTAGAWSDRSGPAWPAFASFIVRNALFLLVLVDRSPAAIAVFALGYGLTFWVTAPLTVIFVRDRFGGRNLGTISGMVTMTHHIAGGLGALIGAMVFDAEGDYRAAFALMLALSLVASAITWRLARLPKTRH
- a CDS encoding CoA transferase, encoding MSENLPLSGIRVLDIGTLIAGPFGATMLGDFGAEVIKVEQPGRGDALRGSPVNGKANRSGNWLVEGRNKKSVTLNLRVPEGQAVLKELIGHADVLMENFTPGTLEKWGLGWDVVHALNPRLIMTRVSGYGQVGPYAKRSGYDRIALGFSGYMYPTGFPDRFPVRPAFATADYNTGTFAALATMFALYHRDAPGGSGEGQLIDLGLYEAPFRITADMMTMYARNGEIRERIGNRNPGFTPAGTFETKDGRYVQIAAGGDAVWARLAKAMGRAEMAEDPRYKTIAERMTRADEMEQMLAEWVATMDFNEIESLLVGANVPFGGIYTAADIASDPHYAARDNIARVPDAELGEVVMPGVVPRMEGTPGRITHPGEEIGAHTDEIYGGLLGKSAEDLAALREAGVI